The following is a genomic window from Clostridia bacterium.
CGAACGTGCTGAGCCTGCCCTCATAGATGAAGGACATGAGCATGGTCTCCAAAACGTCGTCGGCGTGGTGCCCCAACGCCAACTTGTTGCACCCGATTTGATTGCAAGTGGTGCACAGAGCACCGCGGCGCATCTTGCTGCACAAACTGCACGCGTCCTCCCCTTTGCGCACGCCGAAGAGAATCTCGGCCAGTTGGGTGGGAACGGTGACCAAAGGAGTACCCTTGGCGGAGAAATAGTCGGCCAAAGCGACCTGCCCTTCTCTGTCTGCGTCGGCGAACCCCATATCCACGTGAATGGGGACGACCTCAAAATGCTTGGGATAGAACTGCGAAAGCCGCCAAAGGGACTCGAAAAGGACGAGACTGTCCTTGCCGCCCGAGACGCCGACCGCAACGCGGTCGCCCTCCTCTATCATATCGTAATCCTGCACGGCTTTGCGCACGGCGCCCAAAATCTTCTTCATAAGCGATACCTCAAAAAAATAATAGCACATACGCGAGGAGAATGCAAGAATACGCATAAAAAAACCGCCGACAAACGTCGGCGGGAATTTGGCAGGAGTAGTTGGAATCGAACCAACAATTTGGGAGTCAGAGGCCCACGTGTTGCCACTACACTATACTCCAACGCTACTGAGATTATACAACGATAATCGAAATAGTGCAATCATTTGCAAGCGTTTTTTGAAAAAAACTTCTTTTCGGCGGACGGCCCTACCTCGTTT
Proteins encoded in this region:
- a CDS encoding tRNA 2-thiocytidine(32) synthetase TtcA is translated as MKKILGAVRKAVQDYDMIEEGDRVAVGVSGGKDSLVLFESLWRLSQFYPKHFEVVPIHVDMGFADADREGQVALADYFSAKGTPLVTVPTQLAEILFGVRKGEDACSLCSKMRRGALCTTCNQIGCNKLALGHHADDVLETMLMSFIYEGRLSTFEPKSLMDRTGITVIRPMVYVYESDIRGVASRCQMPVLHNPCPADHHTTRERMKDLVRDIQRDISIAKDNMVRAIEHPERYHLWKRKEK